One genomic window of Fusobacterium varium includes the following:
- the tsaB gene encoding tRNA (adenosine(37)-N6)-threonylcarbamoyltransferase complex dimerization subunit type 1 TsaB, protein MLVLAIDTATKIGSVALYDDKTGVIGEINLYVKVNHSNVIMDAVDSLFKLSGLTIKDVDRIAVTIGPGSFTGIRIGTAIAKGLAYSLKKPIVGVNELDVLAHMGENREDIIVPLIDARKERVYFSKYRYIDNILLREEEYKDGELREILDDLKGKKVTFIGDGATVNEKLINEILEKDYTIFSKANSIPRAGVAAQISLHLPEDNLYTLEPLYVNKSQAEREKEEREKRK, encoded by the coding sequence ATGTTGGTTTTAGCTATTGATACAGCTACTAAAATAGGAAGTGTAGCTCTTTATGATGATAAAACAGGAGTAATAGGAGAGATAAATCTTTATGTTAAAGTAAATCATTCAAATGTGATTATGGATGCTGTGGATTCTCTTTTTAAATTATCAGGATTGACTATAAAAGATGTAGATAGAATAGCTGTTACAATAGGACCAGGTTCATTTACAGGAATTAGAATAGGAACTGCAATAGCTAAAGGTTTAGCTTATTCATTGAAAAAGCCAATAGTAGGAGTAAATGAGTTAGATGTTTTAGCACATATGGGAGAAAATAGAGAAGATATAATTGTTCCTTTAATAGATGCAAGAAAAGAGAGAGTATATTTTTCTAAGTATAGATATATTGATAATATTTTACTTAGAGAGGAAGAGTATAAAGATGGAGAATTAAGAGAGATTTTAGATGATCTTAAAGGTAAAAAAGTTACATTTATAGGTGATGGAGCAACAGTTAATGAAAAGCTTATAAATGAGATTTTAGAAAAGGATTATACTATTTTTTCTAAAGCAAACTCTATTCCTAGAGCTGGGGTAGCTGCTCAAATTTCATTACATCTACCTGAAGATAATTTATATACGTTAGAACCTTTATATGTAAATAAATCTCAAGCTGAAAGAGAAAAAGAAGAGAGAGAAAAAAGGAAATAG
- the tsaE gene encoding tRNA (adenosine(37)-N6)-threonylcarbamoyltransferase complex ATPase subunit type 1 TsaE, whose product MRKILTFSELNTLAEKLADYSQENTTIALIGDLGTGKTTFTKTFAKKLGVTESIKSPTFNYVLEYFSGRLPLYHFDVYRLGEAEEIYEVGYEDYLNNGGIVLIEWADIIESELPKEYIEIKLYHHGEEDREVEIRYVGNLEKEEEMLKYVGFSY is encoded by the coding sequence ATGAGAAAGATACTAACATTTAGTGAGTTAAATACTCTTGCTGAAAAATTAGCAGATTATTCTCAAGAAAATACAACAATAGCTTTGATAGGTGATTTAGGAACAGGAAAAACAACTTTTACTAAAACTTTTGCTAAAAAGCTAGGTGTGACAGAGAGTATAAAAAGTCCTACATTTAACTATGTTTTAGAATATTTTTCAGGGAGACTTCCATTATATCACTTTGATGTATACCGTTTAGGTGAAGCAGAGGAAATATATGAGGTAGGTTATGAAGATTATCTAAATAATGGTGGAATAGTTTTGATTGAATGGGCTGATATTATAGAAAGTGAACTTCCTAAAGAGTATATTGAGATAAAACTTTATCATCATGGAGAAGAGGATAGAGAAGTGGAGATAAGATATGTAGGAAATTTAGAGAAGGAAGAGGAGATGTTAAAGTATGTTGGTTTTAGCTATTGA
- the rfaE2 gene encoding D-glycero-beta-D-manno-heptose 1-phosphate adenylyltransferase — translation MILSKETAAKLIEELKLQGKKVVFTNGCFDILHVGHLRYLNEAKKQGDILIVGVNSDNSVRQLKGEGRPINNEIDRAEMLSGLKAVDFTVIFEELTPIETLEKLKPSIHVKGGDYDKNKLPETATVEKNGGEVRILSFVEGKSTTNIVKKIQFKDGGNDEKDTNI, via the coding sequence ATGATTTTAAGTAAAGAAACAGCAGCGAAATTAATAGAAGAATTAAAATTACAAGGTAAAAAAGTTGTATTTACAAATGGTTGTTTTGACATTTTACATGTTGGACATTTGAGATATTTAAATGAAGCTAAAAAACAAGGAGATATTCTAATAGTTGGTGTCAATTCAGATAATTCAGTTAGACAGTTAAAAGGTGAAGGTAGACCAATAAATAATGAGATAGATAGAGCAGAGATGCTTTCAGGATTAAAAGCAGTGGATTTTACAGTTATTTTTGAAGAGTTAACTCCAATTGAAACATTGGAAAAATTAAAACCATCAATCCATGTTAAAGGTGGAGATTATGATAAAAATAAACTACCTGAAACAGCAACAGTTGAAAAGAATGGTGGAGAAGTAAGAATACTTTCTTTTGTAGAGGGAAAATCTACAACTAATATAGTGAAAAAAATCCAATTTAAGGATGGAGGAAATGATGAGAAAGATACTAACATTTAG
- a CDS encoding CoA pyrophosphatase yields the protein MDSFRIIGKKRYINSAVLIGIINLEGKEYIIFEKRALKIRQGGEISFPGGKFEEKDGSAKETAIRETVEELGIEREKIDIIGKYGTLINASGMLLDVYVGYINIEKIEEFNFNKEEVEKLVVVPMEFFKYNKPKIEKIGVKNIPEFSPKDYNLPERYYGSWSGNSREVYFYNYQDEIIWGMTAEIIFDFIEELYKMEVEK from the coding sequence ATGGATAGTTTTAGAATCATTGGAAAAAAAAGATATATTAATTCAGCTGTATTAATTGGTATAATTAATTTAGAGGGAAAAGAGTATATAATTTTTGAAAAAAGAGCCTTAAAAATAAGACAGGGAGGAGAGATATCTTTTCCTGGTGGAAAATTTGAGGAAAAAGATGGAAGCGCTAAAGAGACAGCTATTAGAGAAACTGTTGAAGAGTTGGGAATAGAAAGAGAAAAAATAGATATTATAGGTAAATATGGAACTTTAATTAATGCTTCTGGAATGTTATTGGATGTCTATGTTGGATATATTAATATAGAAAAAATAGAGGAGTTTAATTTTAATAAAGAAGAAGTAGAAAAATTAGTGGTTGTTCCTATGGAATTTTTTAAATATAATAAACCTAAGATAGAGAAAATAGGAGTAAAGAATATTCCAGAATTTTCACCTAAAGATTATAATTTGCCAGAAAGATATTATGGATCTTGGAGTGGAAATTCAAGAGAGGTATACTTTTATAATTATCAAGATGAAATTATCTGGGGAATGACAGCAGAAATAATTTTTGATTTTATAGAAGAACTTTATAAAATGGAGGTAGAAAAATGA
- the upp gene encoding uracil phosphoribosyltransferase — translation MAVIEINHPLIQHKLTILRNCGTDTKAFRENLNEIAKLMTYEATKGLKLNEVEVTTPLMTTTGYELQERLAIVPILRAGLGMMDGILDLVPTAKVGHVGVYRNEETLEPVYYYCKLPVDITSRKVIVVDPMLATGGSAVYAIDYLKSQGVKDIIFMCLVSAPEGIAKLLQKHPDVAIYTAKIDQGLTNEGYIYPGLGDCGDRIFGTK, via the coding sequence ATGGCAGTAATAGAAATTAATCATCCCTTGATCCAACACAAACTAACAATTTTAAGAAATTGTGGAACAGACACAAAGGCTTTTAGAGAAAATCTAAATGAGATTGCAAAACTTATGACTTATGAAGCAACAAAAGGACTAAAATTAAATGAGGTTGAAGTAACAACTCCATTGATGACAACAACTGGATATGAACTTCAAGAGAGATTAGCAATAGTACCTATTTTAAGAGCAGGACTAGGAATGATGGATGGGATTTTAGATCTAGTACCAACAGCAAAGGTAGGACATGTTGGAGTATATAGAAACGAAGAAACATTAGAGCCAGTTTACTACTATTGTAAATTACCTGTAGATATAACTTCAAGAAAAGTAATTGTAGTTGATCCTATGTTAGCAACTGGAGGATCTGCTGTTTATGCAATAGATTATCTAAAATCACAAGGAGTTAAAGATATAATATTTATGTGTCTTGTATCAGCTCCTGAAGGAATAGCAAAACTTCTTCAAAAACATCCTGATGTAGCTATTTATACAGCTAAGATAGATCAAGGATTAACAAATGAAGGATATATTTATCCAGGTCTTGGAGATTGTGGAGATAGAATATTCGGAACAAAATAG
- the rpmE gene encoding 50S ribosomal protein L31: MKKNIHPQYNVVTVECTCGEKFETRSTYAKGTELKVAVCSKCHPFYTGKAKFIDAAGRVDKFNKRYNINK, encoded by the coding sequence ATGAAAAAAAATATTCATCCTCAATACAATGTTGTTACTGTAGAGTGCACTTGTGGGGAAAAATTCGAAACAAGATCAACTTATGCTAAAGGAACTGAACTTAAAGTAGCAGTATGTTCAAAATGCCACCCATTCTATACTGGAAAAGCTAAATTTATTGATGCTGCAGGAAGAGTTGACAAATTCAACAAAAGATACAACATCAACAAATAG
- a CDS encoding ribonuclease H family protein translates to MKKKFYAYFLENESRNGICETWDECKAIVHGKKARYKSFPSLEEAKDWLEQGAKYEKKLSDQLFKTKVDKEKLKSQLTEGIYFDSGTGRGIGVEVRVTDLSGRSLLDESSIKFKINQFGNLHLGHDRTNNYGELVGLFLALDIAIQRGERHIFGDSNLVIFFWSKGIYRKENLNEKTISLIEKVVEKRKEFEKIGGKIEYVSGDVNPADLGFHK, encoded by the coding sequence GTGAAGAAAAAATTTTATGCTTACTTTCTTGAAAATGAAAGTAGAAATGGTATTTGTGAAACATGGGATGAGTGTAAAGCCATAGTACATGGAAAAAAAGCTCGTTATAAATCTTTTCCATCTTTAGAAGAAGCAAAAGATTGGTTAGAACAAGGTGCTAAATATGAAAAAAAACTATCTGACCAACTTTTTAAAACAAAGGTAGATAAAGAAAAATTAAAGAGTCAATTGACAGAGGGAATATATTTCGATTCTGGAACAGGAAGAGGAATTGGTGTTGAAGTTAGAGTTACTGATTTAAGTGGAAGATCTCTTTTAGATGAAAGTAGTATAAAATTTAAAATTAATCAATTTGGAAATCTTCATTTAGGACATGATCGAACAAATAATTATGGTGAGTTAGTAGGATTATTCTTAGCTTTGGATATAGCTATTCAAAGAGGGGAGAGACATATTTTTGGAGATAGTAACCTTGTTATATTTTTCTGGTCTAAGGGAATCTATCGTAAAGAAAATTTAAACGAGAAAACAATATCTTTAATTGAAAAAGTTGTAGAAAAGAGAAAAGAATTTGAAAAAATTGGTGGAAAGATAGAGTATGTTTCTGGTGATGTAAACCCAGCAGATTTAGGATTTCACAAATAA
- a CDS encoding TIGR02206 family membrane protein, giving the protein METFTLFSTEHFWFIGGGFLGILALTMVSAFLPKYKFAQFSAIVILLIKIAELSYRHIYVGEPIYSLLPLHMCNLTLIIAILTMLTKSQKLFQLTYFWCLGALFAVITPDIKYSFPHPLTLSFYITHFYLLFAAIYGILFFNFKPTFKGWINSFITLNIFAFIIFFINKKLGTNYLYVNRIPNFSSPLDYFGQWPYYIIVVEIIYLILTYGIYYPFRRKTYKYSTKYF; this is encoded by the coding sequence ATGGAAACTTTTACACTTTTTAGTACTGAACACTTTTGGTTTATTGGAGGAGGTTTTTTAGGGATACTTGCACTTACAATGGTATCAGCATTTCTTCCTAAATATAAATTTGCTCAATTTAGTGCCATAGTTATCTTATTGATTAAGATAGCAGAACTTTCTTATAGACATATATATGTAGGAGAACCTATCTACTCTTTACTTCCTCTACATATGTGTAATTTAACACTAATAATTGCTATTTTAACAATGCTAACTAAGTCACAAAAATTATTTCAATTAACTTATTTCTGGTGCTTAGGAGCTCTCTTTGCAGTGATTACCCCTGATATAAAATACTCTTTTCCTCATCCTTTAACATTGAGTTTTTATATCACTCATTTTTATCTTTTATTTGCTGCAATCTATGGAATTTTATTTTTTAACTTTAAACCAACTTTTAAAGGTTGGATAAATTCTTTTATTACTTTAAATATCTTTGCTTTTATTATTTTCTTTATCAATAAAAAGCTTGGAACTAACTATCTATATGTAAATAGAATTCCTAATTTCTCTTCACCATTAGATTATTTTGGACAATGGCCTTACTATATTATTGTTGTTGAAATAATCTATTTAATACTAACTTATGGTATCTACTATCCATTTAGAAGAAAAACTTACAAATATTCAACTAAATATTTCTAA
- a CDS encoding S9 family peptidase: MENLKLKDFLDYKFISNLEISPNGAKTGFIVHKADYDNNNYQSNIWLLDNTTKEYSKLTGLNEERSFLWLNDSTILFPATRDKKINEKVSQGETWTSYYAIKINGGEAEKYMDIPLTVTAIKAIDEDNFLLTAKYDNYRTDINSLTGEERAEAVKKFQENKDYEVLDEIPFWSNGGGFTNKKRNRIYLYNRAEKKATPVTSELMAVTYFSYKDGKILYVGNEYEGKMEQREGIYCYNIASGKTETLLPKKDFRVSFAEFIGDTVICSLNDCKEYGLNQNPSFYTLKNGEAVLLKKHDTWMLNTVGSDCKYGGGKGYRVVDNKLYFPTTVNKDAFLNSIDLEGNEEVLTKANGTVDVYDVYDGKIVFAGLRGLRLQEIYDVVGEEEVQLTKFNENVYNDKKLAFPERCNFINDAGMEIEGWVLKPTDYEEGKTYPAILDIHGGPKTVYGEVFYHEMQVWANMGYFVFFCNPRGGDGRGNAFADIRGKYGTVDYDDLMKFTDVVLEKYPIKADRVGVTGGSYGGFMTNWIIGHTDRFRCAASQRSIANWISKFGTTDIGYYFNADQNASSPWIEHDKLWWHSPMKYADKVKTPTLFIHSEEDYRCWLAEGIQMFTSLKYHGVEARLCMFRGENHELSRSGKPKHRVRRLEEMTNWFEKYLKD, from the coding sequence ATGGAAAATTTAAAATTAAAAGATTTTTTAGATTACAAATTTATTTCTAATCTTGAAATTTCACCAAATGGAGCAAAAACAGGATTTATAGTACACAAGGCTGATTATGATAATAACAATTATCAATCAAACATTTGGCTTTTAGACAATACTACAAAAGAATACAGTAAATTAACTGGACTTAATGAAGAAAGATCATTTTTATGGTTAAATGATTCAACTATTTTATTCCCAGCTACTAGAGATAAAAAGATAAATGAAAAAGTAAGTCAAGGAGAAACTTGGACTTCATATTATGCTATAAAAATTAATGGTGGAGAAGCTGAAAAATATATGGATATTCCTTTGACAGTTACAGCTATAAAAGCTATAGATGAGGATAATTTCCTATTAACAGCTAAATATGATAATTATAGAACTGATATAAACTCTTTAACTGGAGAAGAGAGAGCAGAAGCAGTTAAAAAATTCCAAGAAAATAAAGATTACGAAGTATTAGATGAAATTCCTTTCTGGAGTAATGGTGGTGGATTTACAAATAAGAAAAGAAATAGAATCTATCTATATAATAGAGCAGAGAAAAAAGCTACACCTGTAACTTCAGAATTAATGGCAGTAACTTATTTCTCATATAAAGATGGAAAAATCCTTTATGTTGGAAATGAATATGAAGGAAAAATGGAACAAAGAGAGGGAATCTATTGTTATAATATAGCAAGTGGAAAAACTGAAACTTTATTACCTAAAAAAGATTTTAGAGTAAGTTTTGCTGAATTTATAGGAGATACAGTAATTTGTTCTTTAAATGATTGTAAAGAGTATGGATTAAACCAAAACCCAAGCTTCTATACTTTAAAAAATGGAGAAGCAGTTTTATTGAAAAAACATGATACTTGGATGTTAAATACAGTTGGAAGCGATTGTAAATATGGTGGTGGAAAAGGTTATAGAGTAGTAGATAATAAACTTTACTTCCCTACAACTGTAAATAAAGATGCTTTCTTAAATAGTATAGATCTTGAAGGAAATGAAGAAGTTCTTACAAAAGCAAATGGTACAGTAGATGTTTATGATGTATATGATGGAAAAATTGTTTTTGCAGGACTTAGAGGACTAAGATTACAAGAGATTTATGATGTAGTAGGAGAAGAGGAAGTTCAACTAACTAAATTTAATGAAAATGTTTACAATGATAAGAAATTAGCATTCCCAGAAAGATGTAACTTTATAAATGATGCTGGAATGGAGATTGAAGGTTGGGTACTAAAACCTACAGATTATGAAGAGGGAAAAACTTATCCAGCTATCTTAGATATTCATGGTGGACCAAAAACAGTTTATGGAGAAGTATTCTATCATGAGATGCAAGTATGGGCAAACATGGGATATTTCGTATTCTTCTGTAATCCAAGAGGTGGAGATGGAAGAGGAAATGCCTTTGCAGATATTAGAGGAAAATATGGAACTGTAGATTATGATGATCTAATGAAATTTACAGATGTAGTATTAGAAAAATATCCAATAAAAGCTGACAGAGTCGGAGTAACTGGTGGATCATATGGTGGATTTATGACAAACTGGATAATTGGACATACTGATAGATTTAGATGTGCAGCTTCTCAAAGAAGTATAGCAAACTGGATATCTAAATTTGGAACAACAGATATAGGATATTACTTTAATGCTGACCAAAATGCTTCAAGCCCTTGGATAGAACATGATAAATTATGGTGGCATTCTCCAATGAAATATGCAGATAAAGTTAAGACACCTACACTATTTATTCATTCAGAAGAGGATTATAGATGTTGGTTAGCAGAGGGAATTCAAATGTTTACTTCATTAAAATATCATGGAGTAGAAGCAAGACTTTGTATGTTTAGAGGAGAAAATCATGAACTTTCAAGAAGTGGAAAACCTAAACATAGAGTTAGAAGACTTGAAGAGATGACTAACTGGTTTGAAAAATATTTAAAAGATTAA
- the smc gene encoding chromosome segregation protein SMC: MYLKAVEIFGFKSFGEKVYIEFNKGITSIVGPNGSGKSNILDAVLWVLGEQSYKNIRAKESADIIFSGGKDKKPMNSAEVSLFIDNSDSFLPIENNEIKITRKIYVNGENEYYINDVKTRLKDIGNLFLDTGVGKSAYSVIGQGKVERIIGSSSKEIKGIIEEAAGIKKFQQKKNEASKNLSNVEMELEKIDLVLNEVGENRDRVEKQAGKAQEYLNLKDEKDTLAKGIYSAEYNDRKNILKDENQLKENLIHEINRFEDEFNKIEKRLETIDREKLQLKKEIEEISSKNQELKNDIEIKEREKVKISERAIGYKRELEDRYERVKNSSLKLNEKEALLNSLTKEKDELKSKIEELAKENIKFEEEVKNLTNSKKELELGIELKKKRVMELEIEKMKLLNDIETSSRRIKGSNSKVTNLKAELESYDNKLNLILKDIEKAGNDKDNKEKKLIEIEKRGQFLEEEISKISQQSNRLSEILRSSEYDEKRFSAKLQSLLRMEENNEGFFKGVKEVLNSKLPGVEGVFISLVSVPEKFEKAIEAGVPGNIQDIIVDSGETAKKAISLLKERKAGKASFLALDTIKVSPKKELNINIPGVIGRASELVQTQDRYKIVVDFVLGNLLVVDTVDTALKIVKSNSFMGNIVTLSGELLSSRGRITGGDSGNSTANQIFERKKEIRTLKETVSKLQETIKNSVAEQNNLSKTLEKFENEIDKIDSLEDGTRKQLKLAEELYNDYILKKERIEKDRRIVKVELEEEEKYSNEFEKRITNSKNEREKIEQVISEIKLDEEKEGKEINNLNSIIEEKKNQFSDVKILYMNSQDKVGQVDRELERERKEKESILEDKKHMEDKIIFLEKEIEDLTKNGEALQREVNEKIAKYESENSEVSNRKSNFETLSSEERELNKSRKETESYLLHKKDSFNRVEESLERNRKEIEKLEESLSNLTEVATIEIDFSQIKELKEKLRLLENRLKNFQAVNLLAIEEFKELNQKFVFLTSQKEDLIKGKNVLSNLIIEIDDTIHKRFFKAYNEIDRNFNQMCRETLNNSEGKLLINNSEDFDNCGVEIFVKFGNKKRQTLSLLSGGEKSMVAIAFIMAIFMYKPSPFTFLDEIEAALDEKNTRKLIGKLKEFTDRSQFILITHNKDTMRESETIFGVTMNKEIGISKIVPVKF, from the coding sequence ATGTATTTAAAAGCAGTTGAGATTTTTGGATTTAAATCTTTTGGAGAAAAAGTTTATATAGAGTTTAATAAAGGGATTACATCTATTGTAGGACCTAATGGAAGTGGAAAATCAAATATCCTTGATGCTGTATTATGGGTATTAGGAGAACAATCATATAAAAATATAAGAGCTAAGGAGAGTGCAGATATTATTTTTTCTGGTGGAAAAGATAAAAAACCTATGAACTCTGCTGAAGTTTCTCTTTTTATTGATAATAGTGATTCTTTTCTTCCAATAGAAAATAATGAAATTAAAATAACTAGAAAAATCTATGTAAATGGAGAGAATGAGTATTATATAAACGATGTAAAAACTAGATTAAAAGATATAGGGAATCTTTTTCTAGATACTGGAGTTGGGAAAAGTGCTTACTCTGTAATTGGTCAAGGAAAGGTTGAACGTATTATAGGTTCATCTTCTAAGGAGATCAAAGGAATTATTGAAGAGGCTGCTGGAATAAAAAAATTCCAACAAAAGAAAAATGAAGCATCTAAAAATTTATCCAATGTTGAGATGGAATTAGAAAAAATAGATTTAGTTTTAAATGAAGTTGGAGAAAATAGAGATAGAGTTGAAAAACAAGCTGGTAAAGCTCAAGAGTATCTTAACTTAAAAGATGAGAAAGATACTCTTGCAAAGGGAATTTATAGTGCTGAATATAATGATAGAAAGAATATATTAAAGGATGAAAATCAACTTAAAGAAAATCTAATCCATGAAATTAATAGATTTGAGGATGAATTTAATAAAATTGAAAAAAGATTAGAAACTATTGATAGAGAAAAACTACAACTAAAAAAAGAGATTGAAGAGATAAGTAGCAAAAATCAAGAGTTGAAAAATGATATTGAAATTAAAGAGAGAGAAAAAGTTAAAATAAGTGAAAGAGCTATTGGATATAAAAGAGAACTTGAAGATAGATATGAAAGGGTTAAAAATAGTAGTTTAAAATTAAATGAAAAAGAGGCTCTTTTAAATTCACTTACTAAAGAAAAAGATGAACTAAAATCAAAAATTGAAGAGCTTGCTAAAGAAAATATCAAATTTGAAGAAGAGGTAAAAAATCTAACTAACTCAAAAAAAGAACTAGAACTTGGAATAGAACTAAAGAAAAAGAGAGTCATGGAACTTGAAATAGAAAAGATGAAACTTTTAAATGATATAGAAACTTCTAGTAGAAGAATTAAGGGAAGCAACTCTAAGGTAACTAATTTAAAAGCAGAGTTAGAATCTTATGATAATAAATTAAATTTAATTTTAAAAGATATTGAAAAAGCTGGAAATGATAAAGATAATAAAGAAAAAAAATTAATAGAAATTGAAAAAAGAGGACAATTCTTAGAAGAGGAAATAAGTAAGATTAGTCAACAGAGTAATAGATTATCAGAAATTTTAAGAAGTTCTGAATATGATGAAAAAAGATTTTCAGCTAAACTACAATCTCTTTTAAGAATGGAAGAGAATAATGAAGGATTTTTTAAAGGTGTTAAAGAAGTTTTAAATAGTAAACTACCTGGTGTTGAAGGGGTATTTATCTCTTTAGTATCTGTTCCTGAAAAATTTGAAAAAGCTATTGAGGCTGGAGTCCCTGGAAATATTCAAGATATTATAGTTGATAGTGGAGAAACTGCCAAAAAAGCTATCTCTCTTTTAAAAGAGAGAAAAGCTGGAAAAGCTTCTTTCTTAGCCCTAGATACAATTAAAGTTTCGCCTAAAAAAGAGTTAAATATCAATATTCCTGGAGTGATTGGACGTGCCTCTGAATTAGTACAAACTCAAGATAGATATAAAATTGTTGTAGACTTTGTTCTTGGAAATCTTTTAGTTGTAGATACTGTTGATACTGCTTTAAAGATTGTAAAAAGCAATAGTTTTATGGGAAATATAGTAACTTTAAGTGGAGAACTTTTAAGTTCAAGAGGAAGAATTACTGGGGGAGATTCTGGAAATTCAACAGCTAATCAAATTTTCGAAAGAAAGAAAGAGATTAGAACTTTAAAAGAAACTGTTTCTAAATTACAAGAAACTATAAAAAATAGTGTAGCAGAGCAAAATAATCTGAGTAAAACTTTAGAAAAATTTGAAAATGAAATTGATAAAATCGATTCATTAGAAGATGGAACAAGAAAACAACTAAAATTAGCTGAAGAGTTATACAACGATTATATTTTGAAAAAAGAGAGAATTGAAAAAGATAGACGTATTGTTAAAGTTGAATTAGAAGAAGAAGAAAAATATAGTAATGAATTTGAAAAAAGAATAACAAACTCTAAAAATGAGAGAGAAAAAATAGAGCAAGTTATCTCTGAAATTAAATTAGATGAAGAAAAAGAGGGAAAAGAGATAAATAATCTAAACTCTATCATTGAAGAAAAGAAAAATCAATTTTCTGATGTTAAAATTCTCTATATGAATAGTCAAGATAAAGTTGGACAAGTAGATCGGGAATTAGAAAGAGAAAGAAAAGAGAAAGAATCTATCTTAGAAGATAAAAAACATATGGAAGATAAAATAATATTCCTTGAAAAAGAGATTGAAGATTTAACTAAAAATGGAGAGGCTCTTCAAAGAGAAGTTAATGAAAAAATAGCAAAATATGAAAGTGAAAATAGTGAGGTTTCAAATAGAAAATCTAACTTTGAAACTCTTAGCAGTGAAGAGAGAGAGTTAAATAAAAGTAGAAAAGAAACTGAAAGTTATCTTCTTCATAAAAAAGATAGTTTTAATAGAGTTGAGGAGAGCTTAGAAAGAAATAGAAAAGAGATTGAAAAATTAGAGGAGTCTCTATCTAATTTAACTGAAGTTGCTACTATTGAGATTGATTTTTCTCAGATTAAAGAATTAAAAGAAAAGTTAAGATTACTAGAGAATAGATTAAAAAATTTCCAAGCTGTAAACCTTTTAGCTATTGAAGAATTTAAAGAATTAAATCAAAAATTTGTATTTTTAACTTCACAAAAAGAGGATTTAATAAAAGGAAAAAATGTTCTTTCAAACTTGATTATTGAAATTGATGATACTATTCACAAAAGATTCTTCAAGGCTTATAATGAAATTGACAGAAACTTCAATCAAATGTGTAGAGAAACATTAAATAACTCTGAAGGAAAACTTTTAATCAATAATTCTGAAGATTTTGATAATTGTGGTGTTGAAATCTTTGTAAAATTTGGTAATAAAAAAAGACAGACTCTTTCTCTCCTATCAGGTGGAGAAAAATCTATGGTTGCAATAGCTTTTATAATGGCTATCTTTATGTATAAACCTAGTCCATTCACTTTCCTTGATGAGATTGAAGCTGCATTAGATGAAAAAAATACTAGAAAATTAATAGGAAAATTAAAAGAGTTTACAGACAGATCTCAATTTATATTAATTACCCATAACAAAGATACTATGAGAGAGTCTGAAACTATTTTTGGTGTAACTATGAACAAAGAAATTGGTATTTCCAAGATTGTTCCTGTTAAATTTTAA